The DNA window GACCTTCGTCCACCACGATCCTTCGGCCATGACTACAGCCATTCTGGAATGTATAAGCACATTGTCTATCAGTGCTCAGCAGCTACGACGCTTCCCCAAGCTCCTGGAGAGTGGTCTTCTCAAGAAGATGCCTTCTACGGTCAAGGACTCCGATGTTCCTAACCTCTTCAGAGAACCCTACATCCAGGCCGGGTATAGGCCAACAGACCAAGACTGGAAGTATTACTTTCTTAGCCTTTTCCAGAAGCACAATGAATCGGTGAATGTCTGGACTCACCTTCTAGTGGCTTTTGCTGTTCTCTTGAGGTTTCGAGCCTTCGTGGAGAGTGAAAGCTTCTCCTGGAGCACGTTATCCGTACCTCTCATCTTATACGTACTGTCTTCGTTGACCTATCTCACATTCAGTATACTTGCACACTTGCTCCAGTCCAAATCCGAGCTGGCCCATTACACTTTCTACTTCATGGACTACGTTGGGGTGAGCACTTACCAGTATGGAAGTGCCATGGCTCATTACTACTACAGTTCCCACCAAGCTTGGTATGACAAGGCTTGGCCTTTCTTCTTGCCAGGTGCTGCTATACTAGGGTGGATGTCCTGTGTGGGTTGCTGCTACGCCAAATATCGTTACAAGAGGCCATACCCAGTGATGAGGAAGATATGCCAGGTTATCCCTTCGGGATTGGCCTACGTCTTGGACATCAGCCCGGTGGTCCACCGAATTGTAGTTTGCTATATGGAAGACTGTTCGGACAGAGCCGTTTGGTACCATTCTCTACAGATCTTCTTCTTCGTTATCAGTTCCTACTTTTTCTCCTGTCCCGTCCCGGAAAAATTCTTCCCTGGTGGATGCGATATTATTGGTCATGGCCACCAAATTTTTCACTTGTTTTTAGGTTTATGTACAATGTCCCAATTGGAAGCCGTGCTGCTAGACTACAAGGCCAGACATGAACATTTTACCACGCGGTACAGCCCAACTTCAGCCCAAGTTTCTTGCCTCTCGTTTTTCCTACTCATTTCTTGCACAGCGCTTACGGCCCTCTATCTACGGCAAAAAATTAAGCAGAAACTGGCCAAGAAAGACTTGTAACGAAAGGAACGTCCGAGACGTTCCGTCTTATCCAGACCAAGTTATTTAATAACCTAGAACCTACTAACTTACTTATTTACGACTAAAACCGAGGTTTGGATGTAAAATTGAATGTGGGTAATTTTGTAGCCTagtacaatttttttatttttccccagtGACTGGCTCCTCTCCAGGGCAGCCATTAGGACATGGCTCACAAAAGGAAAAAACTTCTGAACGTTGCACTTTTTATAAGTATATTGGGTGGAAATTCTCTTTTAGAATTGGTCCCGGAGATGAATCCAATTTTCTGTCCATTGGAGGATGGGATCCTGGGTGGAACTCTCTGATGTTTAAAGATTATTTTTGGAATTTGGATGTTGTCCGAAAATTTTTTGGACCCTTTAATAGGAAATTTatttttcaaaagaaaaaaaaagccttgatGAGCCTTGCTGGATGGTAGAGGACTCCATAGCAAAAACCAAACTGAGCCCCCCACCCTTATGGTTGCGGGTTTTTGCACTCTTGAGAGAAGggcgtgtttttttttattaccattTCCATAACACTTAAGGCCGGGTTcgcacaagttttttttttggtccggaatttgagacCGCCTAAGATTCCGGACCGAAAAactggtagctgcgactggatgccggtgcagtgcaacggcatccagtcgcagcactctgctccggattaggcccaaatgaatgggcctagtcaggatggAGTGTCTTCAGCATCTGAATCGGTCGCGGaaactgcctgaagaaagggcgtgtcacttcttttttccgcaagcgggaacaaactgctcgcgaaaaaaaataatgattggaacccattgctttcaatgggaggtgtttttttttggtcaggcttttgaCACCGATTTAGGGGCAAGAGAGGGCGAATTTTGACGcagaaatctgcctcaaaatccgccgcctcacaatagtggtctatgtagaccactagagttcttttttccactagcggtttgttcctcgctccctttcttcaggcggattccgcggcccattcatttgggcctaatccggagcggcagCCGTGACAGAatgtgttcacatggaaccctgtCAACTAGGCCTTAAGGTGCCCGTACAACTTTGGTTGTTGACCAGGCATACAAGTGTTATAACTGGGGAGGGAAGTACCGGTAAGCTGCTAGTAGACAACCATCTCCTCCCCCCAAAAGGATGGATGCCGAAagtcaacatgcctgatcctcttTTATCCCAACATCATACGTTGGGGAGATGTTGGGAGGCTCTTTACATAAGACAACTGGTTAGGTTTGGCCAACTTTGCTTCAATGTGCATGGCGGCCTTCAAACCAAAGCCCCgtgatattttttttaacacttaaATTTAAGAAAAGGGGATGGGACCAACCAAGGCTGGCCCTCATTTCTCTTCGAAACCCCtagaagtaatataatgtatgccaAGGTTTCCAATAGCTTTGAAGCTTCATAAAACTTCATTCAACTCTACGTAACGTCCATCCAGATAGCAGTAGATCTTGGCCAACAGGGGACCAGATATGGAGTAGGGTAACAGCTTGTTGAGATGTTACAGCGGTTTAGGTAATATTTCA is part of the Leptodactylus fuscus isolate aLepFus1 chromosome 3, aLepFus1.hap2, whole genome shotgun sequence genome and encodes:
- the PAQR8 gene encoding membrane progestin receptor beta, with product MTTAILECISTLSISAQQLRRFPKLLESGLLKKMPSTVKDSDVPNLFREPYIQAGYRPTDQDWKYYFLSLFQKHNESVNVWTHLLVAFAVLLRFRAFVESESFSWSTLSVPLILYVLSSLTYLTFSILAHLLQSKSELAHYTFYFMDYVGVSTYQYGSAMAHYYYSSHQAWYDKAWPFFLPGAAILGWMSCVGCCYAKYRYKRPYPVMRKICQVIPSGLAYVLDISPVVHRIVVCYMEDCSDRAVWYHSLQIFFFVISSYFFSCPVPEKFFPGGCDIIGHGHQIFHLFLGLCTMSQLEAVLLDYKARHEHFTTRYSPTSAQVSCLSFFLLISCTALTALYLRQKIKQKLAKKDL